Below is a genomic region from Spartinivicinus marinus.
ATCTGATGTCCAATTGCAGGAAACTCTGGGATCCCTACATATTGAATTCCTATATAAGGTGATGGAGTTAAAGTAGGCTCATGCGGGTCAGCAGATTGAATTGCATTGAATACAAATTTTGCAAACGGTGCTGCCTGCAAATAGTCTTTATTTTGATAGGTAGACTTTCTGGTACCTGGAGGCACAGATACCCATCCTTCTTGCTGTGCAACCAGTTTTATATAGTCTTTTGATGTTGCCCAAGTAATAAACTTAAATGCTGCTTCCTTTTTATGGGATGATGCAGGGATAGCCAATGCCCATGACCAAAGCCAGTTTGCCCCTTTTGAGGTTTTAGCTATTGGTGCATTAGCAATACCCAATTTATCATATACTTTTGAGTATTTTGGGTTAAATAGCAAACCAGCTGCAACTGTAGCATCAATCCAAATACCACATTGGCCGTTTGCAAATAATGCCAAATTCTCGACAAAATTGTTATTAATAGGTTCTGGAGGGCCATAATTTATAATTAAATTTTTATACATGGATACCGCTTCATGCCATGGAGTCGTGTTTAGGGTAGGCAACCACTTGGTATCAAACCATTGGCCGTTATATGTATTTACCATAGTGCTTAGCAAAGCCATGTTACCACCCCAACCAGCTTTTCCTCTTAAACATATACCATATATCTGCTCAGCAGGATTATGTACTTTAGCTGCAATTTGTTTTATTTCTTCATAGGTTGGCTGCAACGGCATTTTAATATTCAGTTTCTTCAATAAATCAGTACGATAATAAGTCACAGAACTTTCAGCATAAAAAGGTAATGCATACAATGCATCCTGATAAGACAAGCTTTTTTTAACGTTTTCAATAATATCATTTATATCATATTTCTTTGGAAAACTATGCAGCGGTGTTAACCAATTTCGCTTAGCCCAAATTGGTGTTTCATAAGTACCTATTGTCATTACATCAAACTGACCATCTGCTATTGCCAGGTCTCCCATTAGACGTTTTCGTAAAATATCTTCATCAAGAATACGCCACTCAAGTTTAATATTGGGATGCATAGCCTCAAAGTGTTTAGATAGCCTTTTCATAACGACCATATCATTATTATTAACCGTACCAATGGTTAGTTTTTGTTTAGAGGTACCACTCACTTCTTCTGACATAAAACCATGTTTTAACATGATTTTTGTCAACCCTCCATTATCAATAGTTACTTTCAACCCTTTATCGAATATCCTTTTATTTTTTTGAACGTTTTCAGGTATTGTGGAAAAAGCAACATAAAAGTTACTATGAAGCAAAGGTGGAGGCATAAACTCCAGTTTTCCAATAAAATGTGGCCGTTTATTAATCAACAAATCAGCCGCTGTGTATTTATCAATTACTGCAAAATCGATTCTATTGGCAATGATCTTATCAATATTTTGAATATCACTACTGACAAGATCAAGCTTTAACGTTTTAACTTCACTATAACTTGATAGAATATCCTCTGTGCCTCTTACTGCACCAAACTTATATTTATCTTGAAATACTAATTTATGCCAGGATAAGTCATTCAAATTAGAGAGTTTTGCAATCTGTAAAGATTTTTTCTTTATTAATCCAATACTGCTACCAGGAAAAGGGTTAGAGAGTACAAAAACATTATTGACTGTATGCTGTTGATAAAAGGGCAACAGCCCATCAACTTTACCTTGCTTTGCGAGCTCTCTTGCTCTGGCCAAGGGATAAAACTTTATATCAGTTTTATAACCTGAAATGCTGTAAACTTCTTTCACCAGCTCAGCAACATAGCCATTATTTAATAGGTTTTGTCCAATATAGGGTTCTTGCTCAGATGCGGCAAAACGCACTATATTTTCTGTCAAGGCCGCCTGACAAAATAAAAATTCAGTACACACATACACTATTTTTATAGCGCAAAGCCAGTTACAATTAGAGCACATCCCCTTTTTTAACAAGTGTTTCACTCCACCTAATCACTAATTCTTCCAAAAATCACTAGCTAAAGACTCAAAACCATCATGCCCTAAAACACTGATTTCTACTTTATCAGAGCCCTGATAGCCATTTTTTGTAAAGTCTATTATTACCCCTCCTAAATCAAATTTAGACTGTCTTGCTTTAGCTAAAAATTTTTCTCGGGTAATAGGTGAGGAGACTTCTCGTAATATATGTAACACCATTTTCCCTACAATATATCCTTCCAAAGAGACATAACCAAATCGTCTGCCTATTTTCTTTTTAGCTTCTTCTACAATAGGTATTGCAGAGTCAATGAGAGGAACCACCTGGGTCATAAGCACATTCCTTGAAGCTTTATAATGAGAAAGGAATTTCTTTAAGTTATCGGCCCCTGTAAATGAAACTGCGCTAACAATCCAGTTTTCACTTTTTTTGTAGTTTGCATACCAAATGAACTTAGCTATATTTTCGTAAGCACCAACAGTAACAACCAGCTTACATTTAGTGCCATTATTTTTCTCCCAGGTTTTTAACGATTTATAGCCATCAATTACATCTTTTGTGTTTCTTTTATAGGTTCCAACAGGGCCAATATTATTACGCTCTGGGTTGTCACCTGTTATGTTTATAATTTTATCCAGCACCTTTACTACTTGTTCGGTTTTATTATGGCTAGCTAACGCATTCTTAACGCCTACCAAACCAGCCATACCATATGCATCATTTTGAACATAAGCACATACTGCTTCTGGGCCAATACCATTTTGAATAGCCGCTTTTATCACCGCACCGGTTTCTTGAACATAACTAGCCCGATAATTAACTGTGGGGGCTACACCTGGCCGCAATAAACCAGCACCGGTAAAAAAACCAACTGCTGGGATATTATGTGCAGCCAATAGCGGCAATGTAACTTTGGCAGTTGGCGTACCTATATTCCCTATCATTAAAAAAACAGGTTTATTGATTAATTCTTGGGTTGCTTTAACAGCCATATCTGGCTCATAATTATCATTTCGATACAGCACTTCTATTTTTAAGCCATTGACTGTCTGCCCTTTCAAAGCCGCATTTAAGCCAGTTTTCATACCTAGCCCCAGATCTCTTGCCTGGCCTTTTAATGCCAGTACTGACCCAAAGTAAATTGTATTACTTTCAATCCCCTCCTCAGCATTACAGATCACAGCTAACTTAGTCAGTAGAATTAACAATACAGATGACAAGCTTATTTTTTTCATTAAACGCTACTCCAAACCACTACAAATCGCGCTTAACTATAAATATTAGCTATTAATTGTTTTCATGCCCTTAAGAAAATGAAATAAATTATTATTCACCTATAGCCAAAATGAATGGCTTTAAGCTGCTATATAAAAATATTAGTCAGCGGCCCTTTCCGCTCTACTCATTCTATGGCACCCTTTATATAGTCTTTGCATTATAAGCTCTGTTGACAGTTTGGCTTAGAGGTAAACTGTCAAGGGACATAAGTTATCTTTCATTGTATATAGAGGTTAGCATGAGCCACCCTTATGACAGTTTAACCCCCGACACTATCATCGAGGCTGTAGAGTCATTAGGCTATCTCAGTGATAACCGAATTTTTCCATTGAATAGTTATGAAAACAGGGTCTATCAAGTAGGAATAGAAGAAGAAACGCCACTAATTGCTAAGTTTTATCGGCCAGAGCGTTGGAGTAAAGAGCAAATCCTTGAAGAACATGACTTCATTGCAGAGCTTGCCGAAGTTGAACTTCCTGCCGTGCAACCAGTAAAGATAAACAGCTGTACATTACATGAACATAAAGGATTTCAGTTTGCCCTATTCCCCCGTTATGGTGGTCATGCCCCAGAATGTGATGACGCTGATACCCTGCTCCAGTTGGGTAGATTATTAGGACGTATACACCAAGTAGGTGCAGTTAAGCCTTTTCAACATCGCCCTGGTATCACTATTGAACAATATGCCACCAACAGCTACCGGTTTTTACTAGAGAGTAACTTTATCCCCTTAGACTTAGTCAAAGCTTATCAAACCCTGGCAGAAGACTGCATCAAACAAGTAGAAGCTATTTGGCAAAGTGGAATTAAGCCGACGGCTATTCGTATTCATGGCGACTGCCATTTAGGCAACATTTTAACCCGAGGAGATCAATTTCACTTTGTTGATTTTGACGATAGCCGTATGGCCCCTGCTATTCAGGACTTATGGATGTTCCTCTCCGGTGACCGCCATCAACAAACAGCACAGCTATCAGAATTGATAGGTGGTT
It encodes:
- a CDS encoding extracellular solute-binding protein; translated protein: MTENIVRFAASEQEPYIGQNLLNNGYVAELVKEVYSISGYKTDIKFYPLARARELAKQGKVDGLLPFYQQHTVNNVFVLSNPFPGSSIGLIKKKSLQIAKLSNLNDLSWHKLVFQDKYKFGAVRGTEDILSSYSEVKTLKLDLVSSDIQNIDKIIANRIDFAVIDKYTAADLLINKRPHFIGKLEFMPPPLLHSNFYVAFSTIPENVQKNKRIFDKGLKVTIDNGGLTKIMLKHGFMSEEVSGTSKQKLTIGTVNNNDMVVMKRLSKHFEAMHPNIKLEWRILDEDILRKRLMGDLAIADGQFDVMTIGTYETPIWAKRNWLTPLHSFPKKYDINDIIENVKKSLSYQDALYALPFYAESSVTYYRTDLLKKLNIKMPLQPTYEEIKQIAAKVHNPAEQIYGICLRGKAGWGGNMALLSTMVNTYNGQWFDTKWLPTLNTTPWHEAVSMYKNLIINYGPPEPINNNFVENLALFANGQCGIWIDATVAAGLLFNPKYSKVYDKLGIANAPIAKTSKGANWLWSWALAIPASSHKKEAAFKFITWATSKDYIKLVAQQEGWVSVPPGTRKSTYQNKDYLQAAPFAKFVFNAIQSADPHEPTLTPSPYIGIQYVGIPEFPAIGHQISLKLVEVLKGRIEIDRFLKESQAIAKQQMQHSGYILH
- a CDS encoding serine/threonine protein kinase, yielding MSHPYDSLTPDTIIEAVESLGYLSDNRIFPLNSYENRVYQVGIEEETPLIAKFYRPERWSKEQILEEHDFIAELAEVELPAVQPVKINSCTLHEHKGFQFALFPRYGGHAPECDDADTLLQLGRLLGRIHQVGAVKPFQHRPGITIEQYATNSYRFLLESNFIPLDLVKAYQTLAEDCIKQVEAIWQSGIKPTAIRIHGDCHLGNILTRGDQFHFVDFDDSRMAPAIQDLWMFLSGDRHQQTAQLSELIGGYNEFYTFNTSELRLIEVFRTLRLMHYSAWLAKRWDDPAFPHSFTWFNTPRYWADHILELREQLAALQEAPLSLY
- a CDS encoding ABC transporter substrate-binding protein, which translates into the protein MKKISLSSVLLILLTKLAVICNAEEGIESNTIYFGSVLALKGQARDLGLGMKTGLNAALKGQTVNGLKIEVLYRNDNYEPDMAVKATQELINKPVFLMIGNIGTPTAKVTLPLLAAHNIPAVGFFTGAGLLRPGVAPTVNYRASYVQETGAVIKAAIQNGIGPEAVCAYVQNDAYGMAGLVGVKNALASHNKTEQVVKVLDKIINITGDNPERNNIGPVGTYKRNTKDVIDGYKSLKTWEKNNGTKCKLVVTVGAYENIAKFIWYANYKKSENWIVSAVSFTGADNLKKFLSHYKASRNVLMTQVVPLIDSAIPIVEEAKKKIGRRFGYVSLEGYIVGKMVLHILREVSSPITREKFLAKARQSKFDLGGVIIDFTKNGYQGSDKVEISVLGHDGFESLASDFWKN